Proteins from one Mycobacterium sp. EPa45 genomic window:
- a CDS encoding NAD(P)/FAD-dependent oxidoreductase: MTGNVAVIGAGPAGLVVSRWLLSQGFEPSIFEQGPTLGGQWTALPGRSGVWPGMHTNTSRILTAFSDLPLDGDLVFPSGADILDYLHRYARLFGLDSRIRFGVRVEAVARAGQRWAVSHGGGDEHFDKVVVATGRFHSAFVPPVPGLDTFTGSAGAISSYEYRGPAAYRGKRVLVAGCAVSALEIAADMAGHGAQHVAVTQRRQRYVLPKFVAGVPSDHRMFTRYGALADEALPVAEIDRQLKEIVVESAGSPEQYGAPRPADSLFAAGVTLNQNYLPAVAEGSISVRPWLRSIDGPTVTFGDGHTDEFDGIVFGTGFTLSLPFLDGDVRATLNLDAGGFDADKYTFHPDLPGLAFMGMWDQSGGYLVPLELQARWIAYSWGGVIEAHDTDQRNAVAACRAAGPRKTRMNLAAISFARAAGVEPRLENWPDLQRALLFGPLAPSCFRLDGPDALPDAADRFAREAAAFGAITDNEFTERERSYWSSVERSRVDDHGAASGK, translated from the coding sequence ATGACGGGGAACGTCGCAGTGATCGGCGCAGGCCCGGCAGGGCTGGTGGTGTCACGGTGGCTGCTGTCGCAGGGCTTCGAGCCGTCGATCTTCGAGCAGGGTCCGACGCTGGGCGGTCAATGGACCGCACTGCCCGGGCGAAGCGGTGTGTGGCCAGGCATGCACACCAACACCAGCCGCATCTTGACCGCGTTCAGCGACCTGCCCCTCGACGGCGATCTCGTGTTCCCCTCGGGTGCCGACATTCTCGACTACCTACACCGCTACGCCCGCCTGTTCGGGCTGGACTCCCGCATCCGATTCGGCGTTCGTGTCGAGGCCGTCGCGCGCGCCGGGCAGCGCTGGGCGGTCAGTCACGGCGGTGGGGACGAACACTTCGACAAGGTCGTCGTCGCCACCGGCCGGTTTCATTCCGCGTTCGTTCCACCCGTCCCCGGGCTGGATACCTTCACCGGCTCAGCCGGCGCGATCTCCTCGTATGAATACCGCGGCCCGGCGGCGTATCGAGGCAAGCGTGTTCTGGTCGCGGGGTGCGCGGTGAGTGCCCTCGAGATCGCCGCCGACATGGCCGGGCACGGCGCGCAACACGTCGCGGTCACCCAACGGCGCCAGCGCTACGTGCTGCCGAAATTCGTAGCGGGCGTGCCGTCGGATCACCGAATGTTCACGCGATACGGGGCGCTGGCCGACGAGGCGCTGCCCGTCGCCGAGATCGACCGCCAGCTCAAGGAGATCGTCGTCGAATCCGCCGGCAGCCCCGAGCAGTACGGCGCCCCGCGGCCGGCGGATTCACTCTTTGCCGCCGGCGTGACGCTCAACCAGAACTATCTGCCGGCCGTCGCGGAAGGATCGATCAGCGTCCGGCCGTGGCTGCGGTCGATCGACGGACCCACAGTGACGTTCGGTGACGGGCACACCGACGAATTCGACGGCATCGTGTTCGGGACGGGTTTCACGCTGAGCCTGCCGTTCCTCGACGGCGACGTTCGCGCGACCCTGAACCTCGATGCCGGTGGCTTCGACGCCGACAAGTACACCTTCCACCCCGACCTGCCGGGGCTGGCCTTCATGGGCATGTGGGACCAGTCAGGTGGCTATTTGGTACCTCTGGAATTGCAGGCCCGATGGATCGCCTACAGCTGGGGCGGCGTCATCGAAGCCCATGACACTGACCAGCGGAACGCCGTCGCCGCGTGCCGCGCAGCCGGGCCACGCAAGACGCGAATGAACCTGGCCGCCATCAGTTTTGCCCGGGCTGCAGGTGTCGAGCCGCGACTGGAGAATTGGCCGGATCTGCAGCGGGCGCTACTCTTCGGACCACTTGCGCCGAGCTGCTTCCGGCTCGACGGTCCCGACGCGTTGCCCGACGCGGCCGACCGGTTCGCCAGGGAGGCGGCCGCATTCGGCGCCATCACCGACAACGAATTCACCGAGCGGGAGCGCAGCTACTGGTCGAGCGTCGAACGGTCCCGCGTCGATGACCACGGAGCGGCTTCCGGGAAGTAA
- a CDS encoding amidohydrolase family protein — protein MASIDELQSNLNFTTAKTGADRTVTFLPEPERAERFYTVISVDDHIVEPPDTFEGRVPSKFADRAPRVVDTEDGGQTWMYDGQSLPNVGFNAVVGRPVSEYGFEPARFDEMRRGAWDIHARVKDMDINGVYASLNFPSFLPGFAGQRLQQVTTDRDLAMASVRAWNDWHIEAWAGAYPDRIIPCQLPWLLDPGVGARMIHENAERGFHAVTFSENPALLGLPTIHSGYWEPMMAACAETGTVVNLHIGSSGTSPSTTDDAPPDVPGVLFFAYAISAAVDWLYSGVCTRYPELRICLSEGGIGWVAGLLDRLDHMLSYHEMYGTWKALGERLTPAEVFTRNFRFCAVEDQSSFVQYDRIGADNILLEADYPHCDSTWPHTQRTIREQISGLPDDIIRKVTWENASRLYQHPVPAAVQQDPNAF, from the coding sequence ATGGCTTCCATCGACGAATTGCAGTCGAACCTCAACTTCACCACCGCCAAGACCGGCGCCGACCGCACCGTCACGTTCCTGCCCGAACCCGAACGCGCCGAACGGTTTTACACCGTCATCTCCGTCGACGACCACATCGTCGAGCCGCCGGACACGTTCGAGGGCCGGGTGCCGAGCAAGTTCGCCGACCGGGCCCCGCGGGTGGTCGACACCGAGGACGGCGGTCAGACCTGGATGTATGACGGGCAGTCGCTGCCCAACGTCGGGTTCAACGCGGTCGTCGGCCGGCCGGTGTCGGAGTACGGCTTCGAACCGGCCCGGTTCGACGAAATGCGCCGCGGTGCTTGGGATATCCATGCCCGGGTCAAGGACATGGATATCAACGGCGTGTACGCGTCACTGAACTTCCCATCGTTCCTGCCCGGGTTCGCCGGCCAGCGGCTGCAGCAGGTGACCACCGACCGCGACCTGGCCATGGCGTCGGTGCGGGCCTGGAACGACTGGCACATCGAGGCGTGGGCTGGGGCCTACCCCGACCGGATCATTCCCTGCCAGCTGCCCTGGCTGCTCGATCCGGGAGTGGGTGCCAGGATGATCCACGAGAACGCCGAGCGCGGATTCCATGCGGTGACCTTCAGCGAGAACCCGGCGCTGCTGGGGCTGCCGACCATCCACTCCGGTTACTGGGAGCCGATGATGGCGGCGTGCGCGGAGACCGGGACGGTGGTCAACCTGCACATCGGTTCGTCGGGCACATCTCCGTCCACCACCGACGACGCTCCGCCGGACGTGCCGGGTGTGCTGTTTTTCGCCTATGCCATCAGCGCGGCCGTCGACTGGCTGTACTCGGGGGTGTGCACCCGCTACCCGGAGCTGCGAATCTGCTTGTCGGAAGGCGGAATCGGCTGGGTAGCAGGACTGCTGGACCGTCTGGATCACATGCTGAGCTACCACGAGATGTACGGAACGTGGAAGGCACTCGGTGAGAGGCTGACCCCGGCGGAGGTGTTCACCCGCAACTTCCGCTTCTGCGCGGTCGAAGACCAGTCGTCGTTCGTCCAGTACGACCGGATCGGCGCGGACAACATCCTGCTCGAGGCGGACTACCCGCACTGCGACTCGACATGGCCGCACACCCAGCGCACGATCCGCGAGCAGATCAGTGGACTTCCCGACGACATCATCCGCAAGGTGACGTGGGAGAACGCGTCGCGGCTCTACCAGCATCCGGTACCGGCGGCTGTGCAGCAGGACCCGAACGCTTTCTGA
- a CDS encoding zinc-binding alcohol dehydrogenase family protein, with protein MATMMAIGSFAGLPIDDPQALQDVEIDIPELRPRDVLVEVAAVSVNPVDIKRRQTLEPSSTPVILGFDAAGVVTAVGPDVSTLSVGDEVWYAGDISRPGTNAQLHAVDERIVSRKPRSLSFADAAALPLTTITAWESLFDRFELTRESRGDLLIMGAAGGVGSVMIQLAKALTGVRVIGTASRAESRQWAGDLGADVVIDHHNLRSEALAAAADGIDWVFSPHSAGNVEDYAEILKPFGHVVAIDDPKDLDLMPLKTKSIAWHWEFMFTRALFALPGQQELLAATAQLVDEGIIRSTVTKTIDDFSAAGLREAHKAVESGRMVGKIVVRR; from the coding sequence ATGGCGACGATGATGGCAATAGGTTCGTTCGCCGGCTTGCCGATCGACGATCCGCAGGCATTGCAGGACGTCGAGATCGACATACCCGAACTGCGTCCCCGCGACGTGCTGGTCGAGGTGGCCGCGGTGTCGGTCAACCCGGTCGACATCAAACGGCGTCAGACCCTCGAGCCCAGCAGCACGCCGGTGATCCTCGGCTTCGACGCGGCCGGTGTCGTCACCGCCGTCGGGCCGGACGTCAGCACGTTGTCCGTCGGTGACGAGGTCTGGTACGCCGGCGACATCTCCCGGCCTGGCACCAACGCCCAGCTGCACGCGGTCGACGAACGGATCGTGTCGCGCAAACCGCGGTCACTGTCATTCGCCGACGCGGCGGCGTTGCCCTTGACGACGATCACCGCGTGGGAATCGCTGTTCGACCGATTCGAACTCACCCGGGAGTCACGCGGCGACTTGCTGATCATGGGTGCCGCCGGCGGTGTCGGCTCTGTGATGATCCAGTTGGCCAAGGCGCTGACCGGCGTGCGGGTGATCGGCACGGCGAGCCGCGCGGAGTCCCGCCAGTGGGCCGGCGACCTGGGCGCGGACGTGGTCATCGACCACCACAACCTGCGCAGTGAGGCGCTTGCCGCCGCGGCCGACGGCATCGACTGGGTGTTCTCGCCGCATTCGGCGGGCAACGTCGAGGACTATGCCGAGATCCTGAAGCCGTTCGGCCATGTCGTCGCGATCGACGACCCGAAGGACCTGGACCTGATGCCGCTCAAGACCAAGAGCATCGCCTGGCATTGGGAGTTCATGTTCACCAGAGCGCTGTTTGCGCTGCCGGGTCAGCAGGAGTTGCTCGCCGCAACGGCGCAGCTGGTGGATGAGGGGATCATTCGCAGCACCGTCACGAAGACGATCGACGATTTCAGCGCGGCGGGTCTGCGAGAGGCCCATAAAGCGGTCGAATCTGGCCGCATGGTGGGCAAGATTGTCGTCCGCCGATGA
- a CDS encoding class I adenylate-forming enzyme family protein produces the protein MAVDAAATTSAEAARYRAAGWWTDTTLSDCVRRNAAAAPDKAAYIDFSLDPPERALTWPEFDNAATNLAVQLHRRGVAPGDRVAIWHRDSIAIHVLLVAIERCGAVSVGLGARAGVREAAQIMRTAQPSLLISDEGRSPQAAQAGAEAAVPAVVIGAGDLAIEPSPGSMSGLSPVGPDDPFLINSTSGTTGLPKCVVHNQNRWHYFHQKAVANGELTTDDIVLPVIPTPFGFGIWTSHTTPIYLGATTVRIERFDAAATCAAIERHRVTVLCCVSTQLMMILANHASRERDLSSLRVVFTGGEPLPYTQAAQFEELTGVTILQFYGSNETGMLSATTVNDSLHHRLRTAGRIVPEMQVRLFDGDDDVTKSGRGQPVCRGPALSLGYLGGTDHDKLYTKDGWMRMGDICDLDEDGYLVLAGRTSDFILRGGKNISAVAVEEVVASHPAIAVAAAVAMPDPLFGERVCVFAELKNPGDTLELPALVEHLLQQGVSKELLPERLEVLDELPRSSGGKIAKGQLRETIHSILERS, from the coding sequence ATGGCTGTCGACGCTGCCGCCACGACCAGTGCCGAAGCGGCGCGATACCGGGCGGCCGGCTGGTGGACGGACACGACGCTGTCCGACTGCGTCCGTCGCAACGCCGCCGCGGCGCCGGACAAAGCGGCCTACATCGACTTCAGCCTCGACCCACCCGAACGGGCACTGACCTGGCCGGAGTTCGACAATGCCGCCACCAACCTGGCTGTGCAGCTCCATCGGCGGGGTGTGGCGCCCGGTGACCGGGTGGCGATCTGGCACCGCGACAGCATTGCCATTCACGTCCTGCTGGTGGCGATCGAACGTTGCGGCGCGGTGAGTGTCGGCCTCGGCGCACGGGCCGGCGTGCGGGAGGCCGCACAGATCATGCGGACCGCCCAACCCTCGCTCCTGATAAGCGACGAGGGTCGCTCCCCGCAGGCCGCACAGGCAGGTGCCGAGGCTGCGGTGCCGGCCGTGGTGATCGGCGCCGGCGACCTCGCCATCGAGCCCTCCCCGGGTTCGATGTCCGGACTCTCACCGGTGGGGCCTGACGACCCTTTCCTGATCAACTCCACTTCGGGTACCACCGGACTACCGAAATGCGTTGTCCACAACCAGAATCGGTGGCATTACTTTCACCAGAAGGCCGTCGCCAACGGTGAACTGACGACCGACGACATCGTCCTGCCGGTGATCCCCACCCCGTTCGGCTTCGGGATCTGGACCTCCCACACGACGCCGATCTACCTCGGGGCGACGACCGTACGCATCGAGCGGTTCGACGCCGCCGCAACCTGCGCCGCCATCGAGCGTCATCGTGTGACCGTGTTGTGCTGCGTGAGTACGCAATTGATGATGATCCTGGCCAACCACGCCTCGCGCGAGCGCGACCTTTCCAGCCTGCGGGTGGTGTTCACCGGCGGGGAGCCGCTGCCATACACGCAGGCCGCGCAGTTCGAGGAGCTGACCGGGGTCACGATCCTGCAGTTCTACGGGTCCAACGAAACCGGCATGCTCAGTGCCACCACCGTCAACGACTCGCTGCACCACCGGTTGCGGACCGCCGGGCGCATCGTCCCCGAAATGCAGGTCCGGCTGTTCGACGGCGATGACGACGTCACGAAATCCGGTCGCGGACAGCCAGTCTGCCGCGGGCCGGCGCTCAGCCTGGGCTATCTGGGCGGCACCGACCACGACAAGCTGTACACCAAGGACGGCTGGATGCGGATGGGCGACATCTGCGACCTGGACGAGGACGGCTACCTGGTGCTGGCGGGCCGAACCTCGGACTTCATCCTGCGCGGCGGTAAGAACATCAGCGCGGTCGCCGTCGAGGAGGTCGTGGCCAGCCACCCCGCCATCGCGGTAGCCGCGGCCGTGGCCATGCCCGATCCCCTGTTCGGCGAGCGGGTGTGTGTGTTCGCCGAACTCAAGAATCCCGGCGACACCCTCGAGCTGCCCGCGCTGGTCGAGCACCTGCTGCAGCAGGGGGTCTCCAAGGAATTGCTGCCCGAACGACTCGAGGTGCTCGACGAGCTGCCACGATCCTCCGGCGGAAAGATCGCCAAAGGCCAACTCCGGGAAACCATCCACTCGATACTGGAGCGATCATGA
- a CDS encoding class II aldolase/adducin family protein, which yields MSTSEVRRGGLGVWAPSKTPPIGVDLTDEQKMAIAFRHLAEIGFAENMAGHITWQPDGQTGPDGRSDKPRSEMYVNPWGLWWQELTASDICVVDENAHVVRGRWDVTPAIHIHTEIHRQRPDSRVVIHNHPYYVSLIAALGMLPQLVHQTGALFLDDMYLVEKYDGEIDTPWRAAELAGQIGSANLVILANHGVIATGHDLAAAVYRAVSIERVCRLAYDVLVSGRTPSKMNHGDLVGMRASLIERAADVYWAGAARMTIKADRGVLD from the coding sequence ATGAGCACATCGGAAGTGCGCCGGGGCGGCCTGGGAGTCTGGGCCCCGTCGAAGACGCCGCCCATCGGCGTCGACCTCACCGACGAGCAGAAGATGGCGATCGCGTTCCGCCACCTCGCCGAGATCGGTTTCGCCGAGAACATGGCCGGCCACATCACCTGGCAGCCCGATGGCCAGACCGGGCCGGATGGTCGCTCGGACAAGCCTCGCTCCGAGATGTACGTCAACCCGTGGGGGCTGTGGTGGCAGGAATTGACCGCATCCGACATCTGCGTCGTCGACGAGAACGCACACGTGGTCCGCGGCCGCTGGGACGTCACGCCGGCCATCCACATCCACACCGAAATCCACCGGCAGCGACCCGATTCCAGGGTGGTGATCCACAACCATCCCTACTACGTCAGCCTCATCGCGGCGCTGGGAATGCTGCCCCAGCTCGTCCACCAGACCGGGGCGTTGTTCCTCGATGACATGTATCTGGTCGAGAAGTACGACGGCGAGATCGACACTCCCTGGCGCGCAGCCGAACTGGCCGGTCAGATCGGTTCCGCCAACCTGGTGATCCTGGCCAACCACGGCGTGATCGCCACCGGACACGACCTGGCCGCGGCGGTGTACCGGGCGGTCTCCATCGAGCGGGTGTGCCGGCTGGCCTACGACGTGCTGGTCAGCGGGCGCACCCCGTCGAAGATGAACCACGGCGACCTGGTCGGCATGCGGGCCTCGCTGATCGAACGCGCCGCCGACGTGTACTGGGCCGGCGCGGCGCGCATGACCATCAAGGCCGACCGCGGCGTGCTGGACTGA